One Ricinus communis isolate WT05 ecotype wild-type chromosome 7, ASM1957865v1, whole genome shotgun sequence genomic region harbors:
- the LOC8261016 gene encoding potassium transporter 6, protein MDLETGFYQNHVQKESWKTVLTLAYQSLGVVYGDLSTSPLYVYKSTFAEDIQHSETNEEIFGVLSFVFWTLTLVPLLKYVFIVLRADDNGEGGTFALYSLLCRHARVNSLPNCQVADEELYEYKKDSLSPIPNSSFGGRLKSTLEKHRVLQRFLLVLALIGTCMVIGDGVLTPAISVFSAVSGLELSMAKEHHKYVEVPVACIILVALFALQHYGTHRVGFLFAPVVLTWLLCISTIGIYNIVHWNPHVYQALSPYYMYKFLTKTQRGGWMSLGGILLCITGSEAMFADLGHFSQLSIKIAFTSLVYPSLVLAYMGQAAYLSKHHFEDRDYRIGFYVSVPGKLRWPVLVIAILAAVVGSQAIITGTFSIIKQCSALGCFPKVKIVHTSSKIHGQIYIPEINWTLMLLCLAVTVGFRDTRRLGNASGLAVITVMLVTTCLMSLVIVLCWHKSVFLALCFVFFFGAIEALYFTASLIKFLEGAWVPIALSFIFLIIMCVWHYGTLKKYEFDVQNKVSINWLLSLGPSLGIVRVRGIGLIHTELVSGIPAIFSHFVTNLPAFHQVLVFLCIKSVPVPHVRPEERFLVGHIGPREYRLYRCIVRYGYCDVHKDDMEFEKDLVCSIAEFIRSESMEPNGTSNDIVKEDDKMTVVGTCSAHSDGIQLSEDEVDNIASTSELREIRSPPVIHPRKRVRFIIPESPKIDRVAREELHELMEAREAGVAYMLGHSYMRAKQGSSMIKKLVINYGYEFLRRNSRASAYQLSVPHASTLEVGMIYNV, encoded by the exons ATGGATCTGGAAACTGGGTTTTATCAAAACCATGTACAG AAAGAATCATGGAAAACAGTATTAACTTTGGCATACCAAAGTTTAGGAGTCGTGTATGGAGATTTAAGCACTTCACCATTGTATGTATACAAGAGCACGTTTGCTGAAGACATTCAACACTCAGAGACAAATGAAGAGATTTTTGGGGTCCTGTCTTTTGTGTTTTGGACGCTTACTTTAGTCCCTTTGCTAAAGTACGTGTTTATAGTGTTAAGAGCTGATGATAATGGGGAAGGAGGGACTTTTGCTTTGTATTCTTTGCTGTGTAGACACGCCCGAGTCAACTCACTGCCTAATTGTCAGGTAGCAGATGAGGAACTATACGAGTATAAGAAGGATAGTCTTAGTCCAATACCAAATTCAAGTTTTGGTGGGAGACTGAAATCTACTTTGGAGAAACATAGGGTGTTGCAGAGGTTTTTGCTTGTGTTGGCTTTGATTGGGACATGTATGGTGATTGGTGATGGTGTCTTAACCCCTGCTATCTCTG TATTTTCTGCTGTTTCTGGTCTTGAGCTTTCCATGGCAAAGGAGCATCATAAAT ATGTAGAAGTTCCAGTCGCATGCATCATACTGGTAGCATTGTTTGCCCTTCAACATTATGGCACCCACAGGGTTGGATTCTTGTTTGCGCCTGTGGTTCTAACGTGGCTTTTGTGCATCAGCACCATTGGGATATATAACATTGTACACTGGAACCCTCATGTGTATCAAGCCTTATCACCATATTATATGTACAAGTTCTTGACGAAAACTCAAAGGGGAGGTTGGATGTCCTTGGGTGGGATTCTCTTGTGCATAACAG GCTCAGAAGCTATGTTTGCTGATCTTGGACACTTTTCTCAATTGTCAATAAAG ATTGCTTTCACCTCTTTGGTGTATCCATCTTTGGTTCTTGCATATATGGGGCAAGCTGCCTATCTATCCAAGCATCATTTTGAAGATCGTGATTACCGAATTGGATTTTATGTTTCTGTACCAG GTAAATTAAGATGGCCAGTTCTTGTTATAGCCATACTTGCCGCAGTAGTGGGAAGCCAAGCTATTATCACCGGGACTTTCTCAATCATTAAACAATGTTCGGCTTTGGGTTGCTTCCCTAAAGTAAAAATCGTCCACACATCATCCAAAATTCATGGTCAGATCTATATACCAGAGATTAACTGGACATTGATGCTGTTATGCTTGGCTGTCACTGTTGGTTTCAGAGACACAAGACGCTTGGGCAATGCTTCAG GTTTGGCAGTTATAACTGTTATGCTGGTTACTACCTGCCTAATGTCTTTGGTTATTGTCTTATGCTGGCACAAGAGTGTCTTCCTCGCATTATGCTTTGTGTTCTTCTTTGGCGCAATTGAAGCTCTCTACTTCACTGCTTCCCTCATAAAGTTCCTAGAAGGGGCCTGGGTGCCTATTGCACTCTCATTCATCTTCTTGATCATTATGTGTGTTTGGCACTATGGCACActgaaaaaatatgaatttgatGTCCAAAACAAGGTCTCTATTAACTGGCTATTAAGTTTGGGGCCCAGCCTTGGTATTGTGCGTGTCCGGGGAATTGGCCTCATACACACTGAGCTTGTGTCTGGAATTCCAGCAATCTTCTCTCACTTCGTCACCAACCTTCCAGCATTTCACCAAGTCCTTGTTTTTCTCTGCATTAAATCTGTCCCAGTTCCACATGTTAGACCTGAGGAGAGGTTTCTAGTTGGTCATATTGGTCCTAGAGAATATAGACTGTATAGGTGCATTGTACGGTATGGGTACTGTGATGTCCACAAGgatgatatggagtttgaGAAGGATCTTGTATGTAGCATTGCAGAGTTTATACGGTCAGAGAGCATGGAACCCAATGGTACAAGTAATGATATAGTGAAGGAAGATGATAAAATGACAGTAGTCGGGACTTGTTCTGCGCATTCAGATGGAATCCAATTGAGTGAGGATGAAGTTGATAACATAGCCAGCACATCGGAGTTGAGAGAAATAAGATCTCCACCGGTGATCCACCCTAGGAAAAGAGTGAGATTTATCATCCCAGAAAGCCCGAAGATCGACAGAGTTGCAAGGGAAGAGTTGCATGAACTCATGGAAGCAAGGGAAGCTGGGGTTGCTTATATGCTAGGGCACTCATATATGAGAGCCAAGCAAGGATCTAGCATGATAAAGAAGCTTGTAATTAATTATGGGTACGAGTTCCTAAGGAGGAACAGCAGGGCATCTGCATATCAGCTAAGTGTACCGCATGCATCTACTCTAGAAGTAGGAATGATCTACAATGTCTAA
- the LOC8261015 gene encoding LOB domain-containing protein 29, with protein sequence MTGSGSPCGACKFLRRKCVRGCVFAPYFCHEQGATHFAAIHKVFGASNVSKLLAHLPVSDRCEAAVTISYEAQARLQDPIYGCVSHIFALQQQVMNLQAQLASLKEQAAQTLINGSATANPNDKYYGKPSSLPQDLQSWFQSENSNTIPQFNPSFTTAGENGFLDPYSMGSYGSSSTTATSFDSFEEASSSFDMQTDNKQWNTSYHHHQDPDDLRSVAFGYIQHS encoded by the exons ATGACTGGTTCTGGTTCTCCTTGTGGAGCTTGCAAGTTCTTGAGAAGAAAATGTGTTAGAGGTTGTGTTTTTGCACCTTATTTCTGTCATGAACAAGGTGCTACACATTTTGCAGCTATTCATAAGGTTTTTGGTGCAAGCAATGTATCAAAGTTGCTTGCTCATCTTCCTGTAAGTGATCGATGCGAAGCTGCTGTTACAATTTCTTATGAAGCTCAAGCTAGGCTTCAAGATCCCATTTATGGCTGTGTCTCCCACATTTTTGCTCTTCAACAACAG GTTATGAATCTACAAGCGCAACTTGCTTCTCTTAAGGAACAAGCAGCTCAAACTTTGATTAATGGCTCTGCCACAGCAAACCCTAATGACAAGTACTATGGAAAACCCTCTTCTCTACCACAAGATCTTCAAAGCTGGTTTCAGTCAGAGAATTCAAACACGATTCCACAATTCAACCCAAGCTTCACCACGGCCGGTGAAAATGGTTTCTTGGATCCGTACTCAATGGGAAGTTATGGAAGTTCTTCAACAACAGCAACTTCATTTGATAGCTTTGAGGAGGCATCTTCTTCCTTTGACATGCAAACAGACAACAAACAATGGAATACTAGTTATCATCACCATCAAGATCCTGACGATCTTCGGTCGGTGGCCTTTGGCTACATTCAGCACTCATGA